The following coding sequences are from one Mytilus trossulus isolate FHL-02 chromosome 8, PNRI_Mtr1.1.1.hap1, whole genome shotgun sequence window:
- the LOC134681866 gene encoding transforming growth factor-beta-induced protein ig-h3-like → MSGNMEFKCQLFIIILGVLYLNNVDAESQNFKSAGKSNLLDVAHNLGATTFLSLVIKTNLTAMLNQTGHVTVFIPSNKAFIDLPDEQKENLKDLSYAKEILLYHLVDGRHDKKSFRNEALYKSKSKMDDEDTFLKVRVNIYHGGEIVTAGGSPIVSFDNEASNGIVHIMSRVMYWPPRYGSVAQIVNIPITTFMAYGLLDGGLSEQLNKKEPYTLFAPTDLPWEALPNKTMNKLRGNKTAIRRVMENHIVSGTYFTNGFKANDTLTTMLGEELRVDSIIGINVTVNGSFLGFPDIAATNGVVHITTKIFWPTDFDWEH, encoded by the exons ATGTCTGGAAACATGGaatttaaatgtcaattatttataattattttaggTGTTCTGTACCTGAACAATGTTGATGcagaaagtcaaaattttaagtcagCAGGGAAAAGCAATTTGCTTGATGTTGCACATAATCTTGGAGCTACTACTTTTCTTTCACTTGTAATTAAAACTAATCTTACTGCAATGTTAAATCAAACAG gACACGTGACAGTATTCATCCCATCTAATAAAGCCTTCATTGATCTACCAGATGAACAGAAAGAAAATCTCAAGGACTTGTCATACgcaaaggaaattttgctgtacCATTTAGTTGATGGGCGCCATGATAAGAAGAGTTTTAGAAACGAGGCTCTGTACAAATCAAAGTCAAAAATGGATGATGaagatacatttttaaaagtccGTGTTAATATTTACCATGGAGGCGAG atagTAACTGCAGGAGGAAGTCCCATTGTGAGTTTTGATAATGAGGCATCTAATGGTATTGTGCACATTATGTCCCGTGTCATGTACTGGCCACCACGATATGGATCCGTAGCTCAGATCGTCAATATACCAATCACTACATTTATGGCTTATGGGTTGTTGGATGGTGGATTATCTGAGCAGTTGAACA aaaaagaaCCATATACATTATTTGCTCCAACGGACCTGCCGTGGGAAGCACTGCCAAACAAAACTATGAACAAACTTAGAGGGAACAAAACAGCAATTCGCC GCGTCATGGAAAATCACATAGTCTCAGGAACATATTTTACTAATGGATTTAAAGCTAATGACACTCTTACAACAATGCTGGGAGAAGAATTGAGAGTGGACTCTATAATAG GTATAAATGTGACTGTAAATGGATCCTTTCTAGGATTTCCGGATATTGCTGCCACAAACGGAGTTGTGCATATTACGACAAAGATTTTTTGGCCGACAGATTTTGACTGGGAACATTAA
- the LOC134681865 gene encoding low-density lipoprotein receptor-like, translated as MERLQRNLMTSFIFTTLYLVTTEACNASEFQCISGQCIPIALQCEGSSFDCDDRSDEVNCTVGVQPCPEGRHRCDNGECVTNRNECPVQTTLTELSTSIVETSTQNMKETTPTNTFQKQSFTSSKYDIQPTATRSILDSSTPLVKNVTTPADGHDPDSKNNSLYYWLFLLLLIPICGFGCYRWKRQRTKQNEIV; from the exons ATGGAGCGATTACAAAGAAACCTTATGACAAGCTTTATATTTACAACATTGTATCTAGTT ACAACAGAGGCATGTAACGCAAGTGAGTTTCAGTGTATAAGTGGGCAATGCATTCCAATTGCATTACAATGTGAGGGCAGCAGTTTTGATTGTGACGACCGTTCAGACGAGGTGAATT GCACAGTTGGTGTTCAACCTTGTCCTGAGGGAAGACATAGGTGCGACAATGGAGAATGCGTTACAAATAGAAACGAATGTCCAGTACAAACAACTTTAACAGAATTATCCACATCCATTGTAGAAACATCAActcaaaatatgaaagaaacaaCGCCAACAAACACATTTCAGAAACAATCGTTTACATCATCTAAGTATGACATTCAACCAACGGCAACACGTTCCATACTTGATAGTTCAACGCCATTAGTTAAAAACGTTACAACTCCAGCTGATGGCCACGATCCTGATAGCAAAAATAACAGTCTTTATT ACTGGCTATTTCTACTGTTGCTGATACCGATATGTGGTTTTGGATGCTATCGATGGAAGCGgcaaagaacaaaacaaaatgaaattgtaTAG